One Hermetia illucens chromosome 4, iHerIll2.2.curated.20191125, whole genome shotgun sequence DNA segment encodes these proteins:
- the LOC119656298 gene encoding NAD-dependent protein deacetylase Sirt6 gives MSCNYADGLSPYEHKGVLGLPEKLDDEETIERNCELLAKWIQESKHVVVHTGAGISTCAGIPDFRGPNGVWTLEEKGEKPNINISFNDAVPTKTHMALKALVEKGYVHHIISQNIDGLHLKSGLSRKYISELHGNMFIEQCNKCRRQYVCNKPAPTVGQKLTGGACRGGKNARPCRGGMLIDNILDWEHDLPDRDLDLAFIHSTLADLNITLGTTLQIVPSGNLPLKNKKLGGKLVICNLQPTKHDKKADLKISMYVDDLMTKVLKRLGIELPEYNVEVDPTKQEQTNFEWTIPPEDVKEMDKIYSARMKERPKKRGKNGYYPICNSKLMKKDFKAKSEKNECTKEEESK, from the exons ATGTCATGCAACTATGCCGATGGCTTGTCGCCCTATGAGCATAAAGGAGTGCTTGGTTTGCCAGAG AAATTGGATGACGAAGAAACGATAGAACGTAATTGTGAACTGTTAGCGAAATGGATTCAGGAATCAAAACATGTTGTTGTTCATACTGGAGCGGGTATAAGTACCTGTGCAGGCATACCAGACTTCCG GGGACCCAACGGCGTTTGGACGCTAGAAGAAAAAGGTGAGAAACCAAACATAAACATATCATTCAACGACGCCGTACCGACAAAGACGCATATGGCCTTAAAAGCGCTTGTGGAAAAAGGTTACGTCCATCACATAATCAGTCAGAACATTGACGGGTTGCATTTAAAGTCGGGTTTGTCGCGGAAATATATATCAGAGCTGCATGGAAATATGTTCATAGAGCAATGCAACAAATGTCGCAG GCAATATGTTTGTAACAAGCCAGCACCTACGGTTGGTCAAAAACTTACTGGAGGGGCTTGCAGAGGTGGAAAAAATGCACGTCCATGCCGTGGCGGGATGCTAATAGATAACATTCTGGACTGGGAACATGATTTACCTGACAGGGACCTAGATTTGGCATTCATCCATTCAAC ATTAGCAGATTTGAACATAACTCTGGGAACTACATTGCAAATTGTTCCGAGTGGGAATCTAcctctgaaaaataaaaagttggGTGGAAAATTGGTGATATGCAACCTTCAACCAACGAAACAT GATAAAAAGGCGGacttgaaaatttcaatgtaCGTAGATGACTTGATGACGAAAGTTCTGAAACGACTGGGGATTGAATTACCCGAATATAATGTGGAAGTCGATCCAACAAAACAAGAACAGACCAACTTTGAGTGGACAATACCTCCCGAAGATGTAAAAGAAATGGATAAGATATATTCTGCCAGGATGAAGGAAAGACCTAAGAAAAGAGGAAAGAATGGATATTACCCTATTTGCAATAGTAAATTAATGAAAAAggattttaaagcaaaaagt